The genomic segment agaaaaaaatttatgCAACTACAAAATATCCCAAAAGCGGGGCATTAACTCCATCTGCTGTCCACAAAGTAACATTCTGTAAGTTGTTTTTTCATCCAAACTGTATTTCTGGactctgtatttgtgtgtgtggttttaaaTACGTAGACAACACCTCACTATTCACTGCATCTTggtgttcttcactgtcaggactagtCTTACACCGGAATGTCGTCCAGTCCGGTGGACGTTTGCTCGAGTCTTAAGGGACTGGTTTGGATCCATTTTGATACAGAGACGATGTCAACTTTCTTAAAACTCAAcgtttccttcttcttcttcttcttcttcttcttcttctggagGAACTTTCAGGATGAGGATATCTCATGGACGTTTCCACGTTTGGATTTTAACAAAGCGAAGCAAAGAGCACAGCGGATCGTATAATCTCTGTTGGAATTCAGCTTTTTTCCTGAATGAACTTTATCAGCTCTcgggttttattttgaaaacagctcaatttctttgttttgataAAGGTTTGGAGAGAAGATGCTAACCCTGCTAGCCGCCCTTCGTTTCCCACCACTGCTCGATGATAATATGCAACCGacctgtttttaattttctaaagGAGCCTCTGCTTTGTATTTAGAGACCTGAggagtaaaaaacaacaaatagaaaCATATTTTGAGGATGCTGTTGTTGATTTTTGGTTGTAAAAGAAaggattcttcttcttcttcttcttctaactGTTCCTAGTGCACCCGTGCTGTAATCGTTCTTTGGTGTAGTAAAATGAGTTCTTATTTTTCCAACGGTTTCCATGAGGATTGGTCGTGACGTACGTTGAGTTCAACATTCCACACGCTATTTTTCTAAAGCATGCATGCAGAGGGGGTAAAATCAAAGAGGATTATTACTTTTGATTTGTTACGGCTCGTGTTCTGTtgataaaaatatgaattattgaggataatatttaaaaagagaagTGCAGTGTCCGagtaaatagaataaaacattgTCCTATTAAACCTCCAACACGTCTCCATGTCTCTGTTCAACATGGAAACACTTCATGACCTCCACATGTCTGTcagctggttctggttctgtcagTCCAGGTTCTAGAAGGTTCTGAGGAGgaccagcagaaccagaaccaggagtcCTAGATCCAGATGTTCAAACAGGTAAGTTCTCCACAGAATCCAGGATATTTACAGCAATAAAActgtaacagtttttaaattaaaaataattttatatatttgccttgaaaaaaaattaatttaaaaatattcacgTGTAAATAATTTTGTAATCTTGATCTTTTTTATGTTAGAATGATgtataaaaaattacaaaaattttgagtaaataatagatgatcatattttaaataaaagtaataaacacatatatatatatgtgtttatttcaaaaatatggtaaaaatttgtaaaataagcCTGAAAGAAtccataaaatgacagattttctttacaaaaatggtgtaaatgattattttatgttacacattcaaattctaaatttattttaaattaataaaaataaattaaaaataaattctaaatttatttttattaattgttgggatattttcatgtatttcaaaTATACAGAAAGCGttaaaattctgttaaaaattctgtagaattaaaatgtattttttgtgtaatttagaaCAATGTTGTAAATGAACCTGATAAAAAGTTATAATGATTAATAGaattattatttctgtttggGTTATTAGAATTTACTTTTATGCATCAAATTAACTTTAAATTCCACTTTTTAAACTTTAGCTTTAATTTTACagaaagtgcaaaaatgactTCAGGAAGTCGaagtttcagatttttctgcTGCAACTGAACTTGTTTTCTATCGAGTCAGAAAGAAAAGGAACGAACTCTGGTAATGAAGTTGACTTTCCTTGAAATGAAGTCGCCGTGGTAACTGTTCAGAGGGTTCAGATGGTTCCCGTCCATCTATGTTGAAGCGGCGGCTTTAATTAACTCGCTTTAATTGGCTGTTAGTAATTGAAGCCGTGGTTTCAGCAGTTTTCTTTCTGCCCAGTGTAAAAATACGGCGGGTGTAAAGTGAGACGGCTAAATGGACTATTAATACTCGGTACAGTGGTTCTGGAGGTGGAATTTCATCCACGGCGGACAGCTGACGGACCGATCTCTGCTCCACTTTCTCCCAACAGCTGCACTCGGAGGCGATCCGGCCGCCAAGCTTCCGTCAGCAGGTTGGACGGAGGCTTCGTCTGGAGCTTCATGTTCCATCGCCACCAGACCCTTTCAGCACATTTAATGTTCTGCTGCCATTCTGGTCGAGTTCTGAACAAAGTTAACATCATCTAAAAGCACAGAAGTATTTAAACCGTTTTCAAACACCAGAAGAGCAAATCCTCACCTTTCAAACGTGCAGCACAGACAGTCAGGGACTTAAGATCATGTTCATCATAACAGTCTTTAGTCTCCAAAGACTTCTAGAACTCTGAATTCTCTGCAACAGAATCGTTGAAACATGagtctttgtcatattttggttctttcagaGATTAAAGATCGTGtcgaaaaatgtgaaaaagtgctgaaaaacacacaaacagttcCTTGAATCACCAGTTTTgttgatgtagaaagttgtcTTAATCACATTTTCTTCGTGTCATGACCTTTAAACGTCTCCTGAGTGATTCtgatcgactacagctgctgactcctctgatccagttcaaatagaaccattagatccactcattagactcaaacacgACAGGGGGAAAGTCTGaagagctcagcaaagatctgaagaagacTTTTTGACTtctttaggactggtttcagactgtattctgactggtttaggtttgattttggccctggttttagacctttttagCACTgatttaggactggtttcagactgtcttgggcAGATCTTTCTTTAACCCccagaacaccaaacctaccatcaagcatggaagtggcagtatcatgctctgtggaactggagctttacacagaGTAAaaggaataatgaagaaggaggatcacctccacgttctctaagaaaacctaaaaccatcagcagaaggttgattttaTCTGATTTCCAGAAGAACTTTaataaaactatgaaagaaccaaaatgtgacaaagattcatgtttcaatgattccacaTTAAATTCAGGGTTCTAGGAGTCTTTGGAAACTCAACAGTGACTGACAAACATGTAAACTTCTGGTTCttgttttctgatttaaacCGTTGTAGAAGAAAAACCGCCAAAGCTtcaatgtttagtttttattccaGTGACGAATGGATCCAATGTTCTGATCACTGACACAAACATTAAATAGCCAACACCATGCGCACGTTCTCCTATAGAAGATCCTGCTGTGTTTGTTCTGATAATCTCTgggaagcactttggtcaacaGTCTTTAAATAGCTTCATTAAAAACGACTCCACGTCCGACTGGAACAAACTCAGTTCGTCTGGAGTCGAACGTTGAAGATCTCTTTAGTGGTGGAACCCCAAACATTAGAACGTCAGTGGTTGTTTCCTTTTAGTGCCACAATCGTCCAGGTTCCCCTCAGAGTTCAGGATGTTCTAAATAAACAACCTTTTCTCTTCGTACCTTCAAGATTTATTCCTCcagttctgctgtttattacGTCATTTAGTCCATcaggaacaaaaacaatgaacttgttgagatctttggttccaccttcTACTTGGTTTATCAATCAAATACTAACCTGAGGTGTTCCACAGGGTTCTGTCCTCGGTCTTCTAAAGGTTCTGTCCTCACTTGATTTCAGAATTTCAGTGAAGCTAAGTCGCTTTAGTCTGTAATAAATGTTCCTCCAtgaaggttgtgatttatattttctgtttttgagaagTGTTAGTGTTCATTTAGAGgctgtggtttgtttttctaaCTTTTCATTGGGTGTTTTCACGTCAAAATACTCCTTAAACACCTGCTAGCTTGTAATGGAGCTGCTCTATGAGGCTCATTAGGGAAGCACcagtctagtttttcttttgccTATGATCCAATCTGAGATATTTAATAGTTAGTATCTACAGGTACAGAATCCTGATCTGATACCATTTTCCTCCGTAAAACACACTTCAAGTACATAAATTATTAGAATTAATCCAGTTTAGGTGTTTGACAACTAAATAATTCTGCAATATATTAGGAAAAACTACACTTCTGTCTCCAGCCTGTTCCTTAATGTTCTGTAGGTGGAACCTCGTTGTACAGCTCCAGTAGAACCCTGtttaaatgtagtattagagggtagaTGTAGTACAAGAGGGAAATGATGGGAAAactccattaaaaagtgatgaaTCTGGACCCACCCTATGGACTTCCAGGTTCTAGAATGTTCTAACTGAGAcaaaacttaaagactggaagtaggaaaggagaacgtcccctggggATGTTCTCCTTTATGGACTTCAAGAACCTGGacctctggaaatattcccagtatgagggtagaactctgatcattgctaaagttactggagatgaagaaccagacgtTCTGAGGAGGTCAAGAAGGAACTAttagatggattttttttgtgtgcgtgctaaatttgagtttttgtcacaatttcacctgttttatggtgatttggggtgtttttcctgcatatttgaacctttcagggTAGTGTGGCTcttttggggtgattttgtgtctttctgtggtaattttccatcttttttagttattttagctgcagtttttaccagcactcagatgtgtttctcctccattAACCACATGTAGTTAAAgtaaaagcagagagcattgtgggactTTAGCTaaaaaggggcaccatgacaaagacttctgtgatggtTCATGTCAACCCAGTGTTCTTACAGTCCAGAGACGCATGCAGTCAGGATGTTTTTATGGCAAATGTGTCAcaaatgtctattttttatgGTTATTGAGTAAAACGTCACTCTCTTGGGTGATTGTAGAAGTTATTTTAGTTGAATCCAGTCCTGACTTTAACTCCAGGGTTTCTTGGTGTTTGGAGGTGGAACTGAAGGACGCAGATCAAAGGTATGAAGGTATTTTCTCgtgagtttgttgtttttgttcctgaCGTTGGACCAAAGCGGCAGAACCGACCCGTTCTTCCTTCAGGCTGCAGCGTGAAGTCGTTCCATCTCAAACTCTTTGGGTTTGGAGGCCATGTTCGTACTTCCTTTATTCGTCCGGCTGCAGCCCGACTTCGAGGCCTCGGCTGAGGTTCCGTTGGTCGCCGTGACAACAGCGAGGTCATCCGGCGGTGGCAGCGTTGGCGAGTCCAGCTCTGGAGCCTTACGTCCGTAATAAAGCGCCCAGAGCAGTGTTAAGGTGAGCGCCATGGCGAGGATCTGAGCCACGCCGATGGAAACGCCGAGGAACCGAAGAACCTGAAGCTGCTTCGTCCCACGGATGAAACTGTAGATCTTCGGACCGCAGCCCTGAAACCGAAACAACCAGAGAAGACGGTGAGTCTGGAAAAGGTTTGACTACTTTAAGATACGTCtggaatcattttggacaaagggtttatttacattttggaaaagtttcaaattattttttggaaaagtaattttctgttttttttaatcacgtTTCAATACAATATATTTCAAGtatttatttgacagtttttggcttatttttgaatttcttttagctattttggacaatttagagaaattcagaacaaactgaaacagaaacacgTCCAGTGATTGTTTGCCCAACTCTGCGTATAAAGACTTAAAATTTGCTCATAATGACAGAACACGTTGAAATTATCTCCAGATTGTTCATTAGTTTTCAAAATCTAGTTCACAGTGTcaaaaaacacctgaaacattGACCAACTGactcaaatttgtccagaattaccCCAAAATCCCAATATTACATAAACCCCACCCCAAATGACAAAACCAGGTAGAATTTCCTCAAACAATGTCCAGAATGGACTTGAACCAAAAaagtagaaagttctagagtagacctaccatcAACTGtccagctgtcagtaggtctactctagaactttctccaggagaTGTTCTCCTTTATGGACTtaaaggacctggaactctggaaatattcccagtctgaaggtagaactctgatcctaaataaagttactggagatgaagaaccagatgttctgaggagatCAGGAAGGAACTTTAGTCCTATTAGGTCAATTTTTAATgctgaatttgagtttttgtcacaatttcacctgtttagtggtaattttggtacattttgtggtgattttggaaattttttctGGCATATTTGAAACTTTCAGAAtaattttgactgtttttggggtgattttgtgtctttttgtggtatttttgcttgttttttgcaCCAAATTTGAGTTGTTGTCACAGTTTCACCTGTTTCTCAGTAGTGTTGGTCTATTTCGTGGTAaatttggccatttttgtggtcatttttaaccttttctaGTTACTTTAGttgcagtttttaccagaactcagatgtttctcctcctaaatgccatggttctatctgctggactgaagttctgaaaaagtccattaaaaagtcataaatctggaccctcctctgtggacttcaaggtcTTATTAAATAGACTAAAGTCACTGTTTCTCGTCCAATCAGAGCGTCTCACCTCCTGGTGCAGGTCGCTGAGGTCGTGGAAGTGGGCGTGGCGAGCGCAGCCTGGATACTGATTGGAGCAGCAGGAGTCAGGAGGAAAGTCCATCTCTGTCATCTCCAGCCAGTCGGTGAAGTAGATCACCCCACAGCATTTAAACTGCACACAGGTGAGCACATACAGCTGtcaggtcacatgaccacacctgtccctgtgtgtgtgtgtgtgtgtgtgtgtgtgtgtgtgtgtgtgtgctacctCTGTCTGGAAGCTGTTCCAGGTGTGTGTCAGCCACTGGTATCTCTGCAGGCCGAAGTTCGACATCCGAGATTTCAGACTGATCATATCAGAGCGCTGGACTGAAGGCTGAGGAGGAAACGGACATTTAagctgaaaacaacctgaaaataacatataaaataacctgaaaataacctgaaaataacctaaaaaattacctgaaaataacctgaaaataacatataaaataacctgaaaataacatataaaataacctgaaaataacctgtaaaataacctgaaaacaacctgaaaataacctgaaaataatctgtaaaataacctgaaaacaacctgaaaataacctgaaaataatctgtaaaataacctgaaaataatctgaaaataacctgtaaaataacctgaaaacaacctgaaaataacctgtaaaataacctgaaaacaacctgaaaataacctgaaaataatctgtaaaataacctgaaaacaacctgaaaataacctgaaaataatctgtaaaataacctgaaaataatctgaaaataacctgtaaaataacctgaaaacaacctgaaaataacctgaaaataatctgtaaaataacctgaaaacaacctgaaaataacctgaaaataatctgtaaaataacctgaaaataatctgaaaataacctgtaaaataacctgaaaacaacctgaaaataacctgaaaataacctgtaaaataacctgaaaacaacctgaaaataacctgaaaataatctgtaaaataacctgaaaataatctgtaaaataacctgaaaacaacctgaaaataacctgaaaataatctgtaaaataacctgaaaacaacctgaaaataacctgaaaacaacctgaaaataacctgaaaataatctgtaaaataacctgaaaataatctgaaaataacctgtaaaataacctgaaaacaacctgaaaataacctgaaaataatctgtaaaataacctgaaaataatctgaaaataacctgtaaaataacctgaaaacaacctgaaaataacctgaaaataacctgtaaaataacctgaaaacaacctgaaaataacctgaaaataatctgtaaaataacctgaaaataatctgtaaaataacctgaaaacaacctgaaaataacctgaaaataatctgtaaaataacctgaaaacaacctgaaaataacctgaaaataatctgtaaaataacctgaaaataatctgtaaaataacctgaaaacaacctgaaaataacctgaaaataatctgtaaaataacctgaaaacaacctgaaaataacctgaaaataatctgtaaaataacctgaaaacaacctgaaaataacctgaaaataatctgtaaaataacctgaaaacaacctgaaaataacctgaaaataatctgtaaaataacctgaaaataatctgtaaaataacctgaaaacaacctgaaaataacctgaaaataatctgtaaaataacctgaaaataatctgaaaataacctgtaaaataacctgaaaacaacctgaaaataacctgaaaataatctgtaaaataacctgaaaataatctgaaaataacctgtaaaataacctgaaaacaacctgaaaataacctgaaaataatctgtaaaataacctgaaaataatctgaaaataacctgtaaaataacctgaaaacaacctgaaaataacctgaaaataacctgTAAAATTACCTGAAAATAACCTGAACCTAACTAAAAACTCCTCAAGTTTCTCCAGACAGAGCATCTGGAAGATGAAAAGCTCATCAGTGTGAAATAAAGAGTCAGATAAATCCTGAGATTAAAACATCTAACTCACAAAATACAAAgtcaaaaatatctgaaaataatctgaattACCAAACGTAAagtaaaattctacattttaacGAAGTTAACAGAGTTCTCAGTGCagtgtttagtttttaaatcagaatttagttgtttttagacAGTTTTAACATGAGACATGTAGAGCAGAATGATGTTAATGAAATATCACGAGTTTAAACACaggtttggttcattttcctgcttttactCGCTCTAGCAGGTGATTAGTTCATgaggaaagctgaaaatctgatttgttttctccctttatccagtttctggctgataaatgacgtcattttgtagatttaaagtcaataaaatgtttgtttcaaagccagcagcaggttcagaaggttaacaATCTGCTTCACTCCTCCCCCACCAACACCTGtcctccaggtgtgtgtgaTCTGATAAGGTTCACTACGTTACCCAGAAGCCCCTGCAGGCAGCtgagctaaaacacacacagctgcagagatAAACGGAggccagaaaacaaacagagaaaccAGAACGGCACGACTCTGCAGAAACCACGACACGAACACACCAAATATTCTGataaatctgaatgttttcaACTTAATTCATGAAGATACAAATCAGCCAGTGttctaaaataaacagtcaTCAGATCAGTTTTctgtacagcagcaaaaaaatatgactttaataaaagacagagacagaacacgactaaaacaagacagaacacgACTAAAACGAGACAGAACACGactaaaacgagacagaaagcaattcaaatgagacacaaaaatgagataaaactgtttcaatgacacagaaaacagcaaaaatatgacagaaaagtgctaaaacgtgacagtaaacaacaaaaatgagacaaaaaacaacaaaaatgacagaaaaccactaaaatgacacagaaaacaacaaaattagacaaaaaaactataaaaaatgatagaaaataacaaaaatgatccagatTGTGAGATAAAAATGAGTCGGTTAAGAGTTAAAAGCAGTAAAGCTTCAGGTGAATCATCAGatcttctgtttatttctctgAGTTTATTTCATATCTGTGAGCTGAAACCCTCTGAAGCCGTTACAGTTACTGGAGTAAAAGTACTCGATTACTCtctgcttgttgttgttgttcatctGAAACCAGAT from the Acanthochromis polyacanthus isolate Apoly-LR-REF ecotype Palm Island chromosome 12, KAUST_Apoly_ChrSc, whole genome shotgun sequence genome contains:
- the LOC110960371 gene encoding tetraspanin-12, encoding MISLKSRMSNFGLQRYQWLTHTWNSFQTEFKCCGVIYFTDWLEMTEMDFPPDSCCSNQYPGCARHAHFHDLSDLHQEGCGPKIYSFIRGTKQLQVLRFLGVSIGVAQILAMALTLTLLWALYYGRKAPELDSPTLPPPDDLAVVTATNGTSAEASKSGCSRTNKGSTNMASKPKEFEMERLHAAA